The Mycolicibacterium smegmatis genome has a window encoding:
- a CDS encoding MFS transporter, translated as MSADTDRAHRAAGRRREAKTLVGTIDALDTCERLTRRQKGLAYIATSAICLEFLDYFLIGFIVTFVSTSWQLTFGQSSVILLSSGLGAVVGAVFFGRLADRIGRRPVFLTTITVFTAATAAMAFTPEDASLGWVYLAVLRVVVGFGAGGLYVVDLPMVQEFMPTSKRGRVTGYVTAAVPLGFLVGSLMVWLLSDLIGWRGILLLTGASGLLLLLARFTVPESPRFLLRRRRFEDARKAVGWALQVDPASLPLASSDDDSEHAVDDPAGSSVRELLAYPRSLLLSTVTNLGAQTGVYGIALWAPTLLVMTLGIDPAQAGLYMVFVTMGALAGRLFLSHLSESRGRRFTGALAAFSAAGLVILAAVAGDAYIGGVAVFLVVMIAVYFFAEGGFAVVGPYSAEVWPSRLRATGMGFAYGAGGLGKVVGPLGLGLIVGSDNLVKPDAPTTDLLPAFAYFAVWYLLCGCAFLLLGFETRGKNLETLDAEIEARKRNRSGRDSMSAIRG; from the coding sequence TTGAGCGCAGACACGGACCGCGCACACAGGGCAGCGGGTCGTAGAAGAGAGGCGAAAACGCTTGTGGGAACGATTGATGCGCTCGACACATGTGAAAGGCTGACCCGGCGACAGAAGGGGTTGGCATACATCGCCACCTCGGCGATATGCCTGGAGTTTCTCGACTATTTTCTCATCGGATTCATCGTCACTTTCGTCTCGACGTCGTGGCAGCTCACCTTCGGACAGTCCTCGGTGATCTTGCTGTCGTCCGGACTGGGCGCCGTTGTCGGTGCGGTATTCTTCGGCCGCCTGGCCGACCGCATCGGTCGAAGGCCGGTGTTTCTCACCACGATCACGGTGTTCACCGCCGCGACCGCCGCGATGGCATTCACTCCTGAAGACGCCTCTCTCGGATGGGTTTATCTTGCCGTACTCCGGGTCGTCGTCGGCTTCGGTGCCGGGGGGCTCTACGTGGTGGATCTGCCGATGGTCCAGGAGTTCATGCCCACCAGCAAGCGGGGGCGTGTAACGGGTTACGTGACCGCAGCGGTACCACTCGGTTTCCTCGTGGGCTCCTTGATGGTGTGGCTGCTTTCGGACCTGATCGGCTGGCGCGGAATCCTGCTCCTCACAGGAGCATCCGGTCTCCTGCTTCTGCTGGCGCGGTTCACCGTTCCCGAATCTCCCCGGTTCCTGCTCCGTAGACGGCGTTTCGAGGACGCCCGTAAGGCAGTCGGCTGGGCTCTGCAGGTCGACCCGGCATCACTTCCGCTCGCGAGCAGCGACGATGACAGCGAACACGCAGTCGACGACCCCGCCGGTTCCAGTGTCCGAGAACTGCTCGCATACCCGCGTAGCCTGCTGCTGTCGACCGTCACCAATCTGGGTGCCCAGACGGGCGTCTACGGCATCGCGCTATGGGCACCAACGCTTCTTGTCATGACGCTCGGGATCGACCCGGCTCAAGCGGGTCTGTACATGGTGTTCGTCACGATGGGAGCGCTGGCAGGTCGCCTCTTCCTGTCTCACCTCTCCGAGAGCAGGGGGCGTCGGTTCACCGGTGCGCTCGCTGCCTTCTCGGCGGCCGGGCTCGTCATCCTCGCCGCCGTGGCGGGCGACGCATACATCGGGGGAGTGGCCGTGTTTCTTGTCGTGATGATCGCCGTCTACTTCTTCGCCGAAGGTGGCTTCGCCGTCGTCGGCCCCTACTCAGCTGAGGTGTGGCCCAGCCGATTGCGGGCCACCGGCATGGGATTCGCCTACGGCGCAGGCGGCCTCGGAAAGGTCGTCGGCCCGCTCGGACTGGGTTTGATCGTCGGCTCGGACAACTTGGTGAAACCTGACGCGCCGACAACGGACCTCCTCCCGGCGTTCGCCTACTTCGCGGTCTGGTACCTCCTGTGCGGATGCGCCTTCCTGCTCCTGGGGTTCGAGACCCGAGGGAAAAACCTCGAAACGCTCGATGCGGAGATCGAGGCGCGCAAGCGCAACCGGTCAGGTCGCGACTCGATGTCTGCGATCCGAGGCTGA
- a CDS encoding CaiB/BaiF CoA transferase family protein: MIEKQTLPLDGIRVVAIEQAVAAPLCSRHLADLGADVIKIERPGGGDFARDYDTYAKGMSSHFVWLNRGKRSVALDLKDDAGREVLLRLLDTADVFLTNLAPGAVDRIVDDSTLAERNPRLVWCAISGYGPDGPYEKRKAFDLLVQGEAGVTLNTGEPGCPAKPGVSLADLGGGIYAVTAILSALRQRDATGRGDRVHVAMFDVLVEWMSPLLIAYLEAGVEIPPAGTRHATITPYGPFTTQDGKVINIAVQNDRQWLALCGCVGASALSDDPDLRHNAGRLARRNDVEKAVASAVAGISEKALVERLDAAGVPWGRMNGVADVVAHPQLQAGNRWTTATLPSGATVPVVAAPFRFASRPTAADDSASVPAVGAHTDELLEELGIR; the protein is encoded by the coding sequence ATGATCGAGAAACAGACGCTACCGCTCGACGGAATCCGAGTCGTCGCAATCGAACAGGCAGTCGCGGCCCCGCTGTGCTCTCGTCACCTGGCTGACCTCGGCGCAGACGTCATCAAGATCGAGCGTCCCGGAGGAGGTGACTTTGCTCGCGACTACGACACCTATGCGAAAGGTATGTCGTCACACTTCGTGTGGCTCAACCGCGGGAAGCGCAGCGTCGCGTTGGACCTCAAGGACGACGCCGGACGTGAAGTCCTCCTGCGACTCCTCGACACCGCAGATGTCTTCCTGACGAACCTCGCACCCGGGGCGGTTGACCGTATCGTCGACGATTCGACACTCGCGGAACGTAATCCGCGTCTCGTGTGGTGCGCCATCAGCGGATACGGGCCGGACGGCCCCTACGAGAAACGCAAGGCGTTCGATCTGCTGGTCCAAGGCGAGGCCGGGGTGACGCTCAACACCGGTGAGCCCGGATGCCCCGCTAAGCCGGGCGTTTCGCTGGCTGATCTCGGCGGCGGGATATACGCGGTCACCGCGATCCTCAGTGCGTTGCGCCAACGCGACGCGACGGGACGGGGTGACCGTGTCCACGTGGCGATGTTCGATGTCCTGGTCGAGTGGATGAGCCCTCTTCTGATCGCGTACCTGGAGGCCGGAGTCGAGATTCCGCCCGCGGGGACGCGACACGCAACGATCACCCCGTACGGACCGTTCACCACACAAGACGGGAAGGTCATCAACATCGCGGTACAAAACGATCGCCAGTGGTTGGCTTTGTGTGGGTGCGTCGGCGCCTCGGCATTGAGCGACGATCCTGATCTGCGACACAACGCGGGCCGCCTGGCGCGGCGGAACGACGTGGAAAAGGCCGTTGCATCAGCGGTGGCCGGCATCTCCGAGAAAGCCTTGGTCGAGAGGCTGGACGCAGCGGGTGTGCCGTGGGGCCGGATGAACGGCGTCGCGGACGTCGTTGCGCATCCGCAGCTGCAGGCAGGGAATCGCTGGACGACAGCGACGCTGCCGTCCGGGGCGACCGTGCCCGTGGTGGCGGCGCCGTTTCGTTTCGCAAGTCGCCCCACCGCTGCCGATGACAGCGCAAGCGTTCCGGCGGTCGGGGCCCACACCGACGAGTTGCTCGAAGAGTTGGGAATCCGATGA
- a CDS encoding IS3 family transposase (programmed frameshift): protein MVADLRSETVSEWEAMGRVADLLGVGTAETVRKWVRQAEIDAGSRAGQTSEESEVLRKLRRENAELKRANAILKAASGFLRRRARPALSVVVEFISAHQHMRVGVDGLKWGVESMCAVLSEYGVTIAPSTYYAHRARQGPSKADWADAQVIDAIWQLRQSQSLYRVLGARKTWIVLRTNGIDVSRCVVERVMREMGWRGACKRRRVRTTVADPAATRAPDRVRRNFVAGAPDRLWVADFTYCRTRAGWAYTAFVTDVYARKIVGWKVATEMTQKLVTDAIDHAIDTRKRSGAASLDSLIHHSDAGSQYTAVAFTERLAAEGILPSVGSVGDSFDNALAESVNSSYKTELIDRQPLYPGATELALGTAEWVAFYNRQRPNGYCQDLTPDRAEALYYHRQRHPHAEEALR from the exons ATGGTGGCCGATCTGCGCAGCGAGACAGTTTCGGAGTGGGAGGCGATGGGCCGGGTTGCTGACCTGCTGGGCGTCGGTACTGCCGAAACGGTGCGCAAATGGGTCCGCCAGGCTGAGATCGACGCCGGCTCTCGGGCGGGGCAGACCAGCGAGGAATCCGAGGTCCTGCGCAAGCTGCGCCGGGAGAATGCCGAACTCAAGCGGGCCAACGCGATCTTGAAGGCGGCCTCGG GTTTTCTTCGCCGCCGAGCTCGACCGGCCCTCTCAGTAGTCGTGGAGTTCATCAGCGCCCACCAGCACATGCGGGTGGGCGTTGATGGTCTCAAGTGGGGTGTCGAGTCGATGTGCGCTGTGCTTTCCGAGTACGGCGTCACGATCGCCCCGTCGACGTATTACGCCCACCGCGCCCGTCAGGGCCCCTCGAAAGCCGACTGGGCCGATGCGCAGGTGATCGATGCGATCTGGCAGCTTCGCCAATCGCAGAGTCTGTACCGAGTCCTGGGCGCTCGTAAGACATGGATTGTATTGCGCACCAATGGTATCGACGTATCGCGCTGTGTCGTGGAACGGGTCATGCGGGAGATGGGTTGGCGGGGTGCGTGCAAGCGCCGGCGGGTGCGCACCACCGTCGCCGATCCGGCAGCGACGCGAGCCCCGGATCGGGTCCGGCGTAATTTCGTCGCCGGTGCGCCTGACCGATTGTGGGTGGCCGATTTCACCTACTGCCGGACTCGTGCCGGCTGGGCCTACACGGCGTTCGTCACCGATGTCTATGCCCGCAAGATCGTGGGTTGGAAGGTGGCTACCGAGATGACCCAGAAGCTGGTGACCGATGCGATCGACCACGCTATCGACACCAGAAAGCGTTCGGGTGCAGCATCTTTGGATTCACTTATCCACCACAGCGACGCGGGCTCGCAATACACCGCGGTCGCGTTCACCGAACGTCTGGCCGCTGAGGGGATCCTGCCTTCAGTCGGATCCGTCGGGGATAGTTTCGATAATGCTCTGGCCGAATCGGTGAACAGCAGCTACAAGACCGAACTCATCGACCGCCAGCCGCTCTATCCCGGTGCCACCGAACTGGCGCTGGGGACCGCCGAATGGGTGGCCTTCTACAACCGTCAGCGACCCAACGGCTACTGCCAGGACCTGACCCCCGATCGGGCCGAAGCGCTCTACTACCACCGCCAACGGCACCCTCATGCCGAGGAGGCACTCAGATAA
- a CDS encoding MBL fold metallo-hydrolase codes for MTFQADRVELTILVENWVDMLLPDHGDHCVRTGLVDHFDPKRIPPQAENGISILVEAHHDRHTTTVLFDVGLTGSVLLHNLSALGVDASAIDAVVISHGHPDHYGGILPLLDAFDRTLPVATSEDAFRPRFAVMGDGRVSPYYNQSFTVDALERRDGRPILSSGALDLGCGVYTTGFIPREVSFEGPKAPSEDHAPGLYQVGADGSYGLDEVNDEQGLIIDVKGKGLVILTGCAHAGVLNTIDQARRICGHRPVLAVLGGFHLGFPTTPADNVGLTLTGLLERDVRAIMPMHCSGLATHARFSVEAPDRYLQPSVGTKLRF; via the coding sequence ATGACGTTCCAAGCCGACCGGGTCGAGCTGACGATTCTGGTCGAGAATTGGGTGGACATGCTGCTACCCGATCACGGTGACCATTGTGTGCGTACAGGTCTGGTCGATCACTTCGATCCGAAGCGCATCCCCCCGCAGGCGGAGAACGGGATCAGCATCCTCGTCGAGGCGCACCACGACCGGCACACCACAACGGTGCTGTTCGATGTGGGGCTGACCGGTTCCGTGCTCCTGCACAACTTGAGTGCTCTGGGTGTGGATGCCTCGGCAATCGATGCCGTCGTGATAAGCCACGGGCATCCAGATCATTACGGGGGAATACTCCCGCTGCTCGACGCCTTCGACCGGACGCTGCCGGTCGCCACGAGCGAAGACGCCTTCCGGCCCCGGTTCGCGGTGATGGGCGACGGCCGGGTGTCGCCCTATTACAACCAGTCGTTCACCGTCGATGCGCTTGAGCGCCGCGATGGCAGACCAATTCTCAGCTCCGGAGCGCTCGACCTGGGGTGCGGCGTATACACCACGGGCTTCATCCCGCGGGAGGTTTCCTTCGAAGGGCCGAAGGCGCCGAGCGAGGACCATGCCCCTGGCCTGTACCAGGTGGGAGCTGACGGCAGTTACGGTCTCGATGAGGTCAACGACGAGCAGGGTCTGATCATCGACGTCAAGGGCAAGGGGCTGGTGATCCTGACCGGCTGTGCACACGCAGGTGTCCTGAACACCATCGATCAAGCACGACGAATTTGCGGGCATCGTCCGGTTCTCGCGGTTCTGGGCGGGTTCCATCTCGGTTTCCCGACCACACCTGCCGACAATGTCGGGCTGACGCTCACCGGCCTGCTGGAACGTGATGTGCGGGCGATCATGCCGATGCATTGCAGCGGACTCGCCACCCACGCCCGATTCTCGGTGGAAGCACCGGACCGGTACCTGCAGCCCTCCGTCGGCACGAAGTTGAGGTTCTGA
- a CDS encoding cyclase family protein, translated as MTQLHTSTADLGGDAVKLVDELCLKYRNWGRWGEDDERGTLNFITPAAIAEAAALVRTGTVVSCALPFNGDGPQAGGFGGRTNPIHSMLQDGGDIALGAQDHLDILRYCDDAVSMPLQCGTQWDALAHIFYRGQMYNGHGLESVTSSGATANSIDKVADGIAGRGVLLDVARHHDVPWLEAGHAINSADLTACADQQGVSICSGDIVLIRTGQLAQVRAEGTWGAYDSGPAPGLGVDSAHWFVEHEIAALATDTWGAEVQPNDTPGVFQPLHLILLANAGMTIGEIFDLERLADVCRQQERYEFFFVAPPLPITAAVGSPVNPLAIF; from the coding sequence ATGACCCAACTTCATACCTCTACAGCAGATCTCGGCGGCGATGCCGTGAAACTTGTGGACGAACTCTGCCTCAAGTACCGCAACTGGGGGAGGTGGGGTGAGGACGACGAGCGCGGGACACTGAACTTCATCACCCCGGCCGCGATCGCCGAGGCGGCGGCACTGGTGAGGACCGGAACGGTGGTGTCCTGCGCACTGCCGTTCAACGGCGACGGTCCGCAGGCCGGCGGGTTCGGCGGCAGGACGAATCCTATCCACTCCATGCTCCAGGACGGCGGAGATATCGCCCTCGGTGCCCAGGACCACCTCGACATTCTTCGTTACTGCGATGACGCGGTATCGATGCCATTGCAGTGCGGTACTCAGTGGGACGCCCTGGCGCACATCTTCTATCGGGGTCAGATGTACAACGGGCACGGGCTGGAGTCGGTGACCAGCAGCGGCGCGACAGCCAACAGCATCGACAAGGTGGCCGACGGTATCGCAGGCCGCGGTGTCCTCCTCGACGTGGCACGCCACCATGACGTTCCGTGGCTCGAGGCCGGCCATGCGATCAACAGCGCGGACCTGACTGCCTGTGCAGATCAGCAGGGTGTGTCGATATGTAGTGGTGACATAGTGCTCATCCGCACAGGTCAGTTGGCCCAGGTACGTGCCGAGGGGACCTGGGGGGCCTACGACTCAGGTCCCGCACCGGGCCTCGGCGTCGACAGCGCCCATTGGTTCGTCGAGCACGAGATCGCCGCTCTTGCCACCGACACCTGGGGTGCGGAAGTTCAGCCCAATGACACCCCTGGGGTGTTCCAGCCGTTGCACCTGATTCTTCTTGCCAACGCGGGCATGACGATTGGCGAGATATTCGACCTCGAACGGCTGGCCGATGTGTGCAGGCAGCAGGAGCGTTACGAGTTCTTCTTCGTTGCCCCGCCGCTGCCGATCACCGCAGCGGTGGGCTCTCCGGTCAATCCCCTTGCCATCTTCTGA
- a CDS encoding muconolactone Delta-isomerase, protein MTNEYLVRIDVERPATVPDAEWDAVMAREAERARGYRRAGVIVRIWRIPGTRSNVGIWSAASASELHDKLSALPAHPYMKIDVQPLAQHYVEL, encoded by the coding sequence ATGACGAATGAATACCTGGTGCGGATCGATGTCGAACGGCCTGCGACCGTGCCTGACGCAGAGTGGGACGCGGTCATGGCCCGAGAAGCCGAACGTGCCCGCGGATACCGTCGTGCGGGTGTCATCGTACGTATTTGGAGGATCCCCGGGACCAGGTCCAACGTCGGAATATGGTCAGCTGCTTCAGCTTCGGAGCTACATGACAAATTGTCGGCCTTGCCGGCCCACCCGTACATGAAAATCGACGTTCAGCCGCTCGCGCAGCACTATGTGGAGCTCTGA